The Halanaerobium praevalens DSM 2228 genome contains a region encoding:
- the udk gene encoding uridine kinase: protein MSALLIGIAGGTASGKTTLAKTLKNSFQDKVAILKHDYYYYDQSHFKVADQDINFDHPDSFETDLLIKQLEKLKEKKEIARPVYSYKTNNRLAETKKVKPAPIIIVEGILIFHYQKLKELFDLKIYVDTAADIRLLRRISRDIKERDRTFNSVKKQYLSTVKPMHQKFVEPSKYQADIIIPHGGLNEIANDLIIKKIKDHLREN from the coding sequence ATGAGTGCACTTTTGATTGGAATAGCAGGTGGAACTGCATCTGGTAAAACTACTTTAGCCAAAACTTTGAAAAATTCTTTTCAAGATAAAGTAGCAATTTTAAAACATGATTATTATTATTATGATCAAAGTCATTTTAAAGTTGCTGATCAAGATATTAATTTTGATCATCCTGATTCTTTTGAAACTGATTTATTAATAAAACAATTAGAAAAATTAAAAGAAAAAAAAGAAATTGCTAGGCCTGTTTATTCTTATAAGACCAACAATCGTTTAGCAGAAACTAAAAAAGTTAAGCCTGCTCCAATTATTATAGTAGAAGGAATTTTGATTTTTCATTATCAAAAATTAAAAGAACTATTTGATTTAAAAATTTATGTAGATACTGCTGCTGATATTAGATTATTAAGAAGAATTAGTAGAGATATTAAAGAAAGAGATAGAACTTTTAATTCTGTTAAAAAGCAATATTTAAGTACTGTAAAACCAATGCACCAAAAATTTGTAGAACCAAGTAAATATCAGGCAGATATTATTATTCCACATGGTGGCTTAAATGAAATTGCTAATGATTTAATTATAAAAAAAATAAAAGATCACCTCAGAGAAAATTAA
- the selA gene encoding L-seryl-tRNA(Sec) selenium transferase: protein MQKKDLLRSIPAINDFLKSEKAEKIINKYTRNRFLESLSSELDKIRNKILAKESGFDLIKEELAINQVLNKVEKELNSEEDQGIKKVINAGGIIVHTNLGRSVLAENALEKAISIAGEYSSLEFDLETGKRGYRYNRIKKLLKDLTGAESAVVVNNNAAAVMIVLKTVAEAKEVILARGEMVEIGGSFRVPEVMESSGAILKEVGSTNKVYLKDYLAAVNEKTGALLKVHTSNYRIQGFTHFVEAKEMVEAAHKHNLPVIEDLGSGILFDLSQYGLAYEPTVQEAVKAGIDILTFSGDKLLGGPQAGIIVGKEEYISEIEAHPLMRALRVDKMTLASLEETLKLYYNFEEAIEKIPTLNLITEKAEKVKLRAEKLLAQIKAPKNIELKINKSEAKVGGGAYPLSTFASYALVIDLGEKSAENFSYQLRQLKTPVIARIQNEKLVFDLKTVAERHLPELACAINKVLTEVF, encoded by the coding sequence ATGCAGAAAAAAGATCTTTTAAGATCTATACCAGCTATTAATGATTTTTTGAAATCAGAAAAAGCAGAAAAAATAATTAATAAATATACTAGAAATAGATTTTTAGAGAGTTTAAGTTCTGAATTAGATAAAATCAGAAATAAAATTTTGGCTAAAGAAAGTGGTTTTGATTTAATAAAGGAAGAATTAGCAATCAACCAAGTTTTAAATAAAGTTGAAAAAGAGTTAAATTCTGAAGAGGACCAAGGAATTAAAAAAGTTATTAATGCAGGTGGAATAATAGTACATACTAATTTAGGGCGTTCTGTTTTGGCTGAAAATGCTTTAGAAAAAGCTATTTCTATTGCTGGTGAATATTCTAGCTTAGAATTTGATTTAGAAACTGGAAAAAGAGGCTATAGATATAATAGAATCAAAAAGTTATTAAAAGATTTAACAGGTGCTGAATCAGCAGTTGTAGTTAATAATAATGCAGCAGCTGTTATGATAGTCTTAAAAACAGTGGCAGAAGCTAAAGAAGTTATTTTAGCTAGGGGTGAAATGGTAGAGATTGGAGGCTCTTTTAGAGTTCCAGAAGTAATGGAAAGTAGTGGAGCCATTTTAAAAGAGGTTGGATCAACTAATAAAGTTTATTTAAAAGATTATTTAGCAGCAGTAAATGAAAAAACAGGGGCCTTGCTTAAAGTTCATACTAGTAATTATAGAATCCAAGGGTTTACTCATTTCGTTGAGGCTAAAGAAATGGTAGAGGCGGCTCACAAACATAATTTACCTGTTATTGAAGATTTAGGTAGTGGAATTTTATTTGATCTTTCTCAATACGGTTTAGCTTATGAACCTACAGTACAAGAAGCAGTTAAAGCTGGAATCGATATTTTGACTTTTAGTGGAGATAAACTTCTGGGAGGACCACAGGCAGGAATTATTGTAGGTAAAGAAGAATATATATCAGAAATAGAAGCACATCCACTAATGAGAGCACTGAGAGTAGATAAGATGACACTGGCAAGTTTAGAAGAAACTTTAAAATTATATTATAATTTTGAAGAAGCTATAGAAAAAATACCAACTCTAAATTTAATTACTGAAAAGGCAGAAAAAGTTAAATTGAGAGCTGAGAAATTATTAGCTCAAATAAAGGCACCTAAAAATATTGAATTGAAAATTAATAAATCAGAGGCTAAAGTAGGTGGAGGAGCTTATCCTTTAAGTACTTTTGCTAGCTACGCTTTAGTTATTGATCTTGGAGAAAAGAGTGCAGAAAACTTTAGCTATCAATTAAGACAGCTCAAAACTCCAGTAATTGCTAGAATTCAAAATGAGAAATTGGTTTTTGATTTAAAAACAGTAGCAGAGCGTCATTTGCCTGAATTAGCCTGTGCAATTAATAAAGTATTAACTGAGGTGTTTTAA
- a CDS encoding helix-hairpin-helix domain-containing protein, translating into MKNKSKTIIIVVVIMALVFIAYSQKNLKNESDFKSLNDLSLKESSIASKSNNKKATKVIVHLSGAVKNPGVYKLTESDRLIDLIKAAGGLTTKADLDQINLAEKLFDGQKLKIPSLLKLKETSNLKAKNKVINQNYSSKNTDSKYLNINRASQAELESLSGIGPAKAATIIKYRSDNGPFAQKKDLLKISGIGPKTLANIEDEIVLR; encoded by the coding sequence ATGAAAAATAAAAGTAAAACTATAATTATTGTAGTTGTTATTATGGCTTTGGTTTTTATTGCTTATTCTCAAAAAAATTTAAAAAATGAGTCGGATTTTAAAAGTTTAAATGATTTAAGTTTAAAAGAAAGTTCTATTGCTTCTAAATCAAATAACAAAAAAGCAACTAAAGTGATTGTTCATTTAAGTGGAGCAGTTAAAAATCCAGGGGTTTATAAATTAACTGAAAGTGACAGACTAATTGATTTAATTAAAGCTGCGGGGGGATTAACCACAAAAGCTGATCTTGATCAAATAAATTTAGCTGAGAAATTATTTGATGGTCAAAAATTAAAAATACCTTCTCTTTTAAAATTAAAAGAAACTTCTAATTTAAAGGCAAAAAATAAAGTTATAAATCAAAATTATAGTTCAAAAAATACTGATAGTAAATATTTGAATATTAATCGAGCTTCACAAGCTGAATTAGAAAGTTTAAGTGGTATAGGGCCTGCTAAAGCTGCAACTATAATTAAATATCGTTCTGATAATGGACCTTTTGCTCAAAAAAAAGATTTATTAAAAATAAGTGGTATTGGCCCCAAAACATTAGCTAATATTGAAGATGAGATTGTTTTAAGATGA
- the selB gene encoding selenocysteine-specific translation elongation factor, whose amino-acid sequence MTKNIIIGTAGHVDHGKSTLIKALTGDETDRLAAEKERGISIEPGFSHLENDKTNSENLRLGIVDVPGHEKFVNKMLAAAGGVDLALIVIAADEGVMPQTLEHLAILDLLEVEKAIIVLTKIELVDKEWTDLIELDLKDQFKGSFAAKADIVRVDSETGKGIAALKDLIIETALQMKKRQKSEIPYYPIDRVFTLKGFGTVVTGTLFSGEIKAGEELALYPMEKTIKIRSLENHGQEVEKVEAGSRVGINIGGLEKSEIEKGNIITTPDSLLKSKFFEAELKILENLNFTIKNGDSIHFHTAALDTTGKIYLYNKKEAFPGEKVYVKLVLAEKAALFFKQKYIIRRFSPMQTIGGGEILELDPPPRRKVSEHKIMTDLDNLKKADLKEAVEIFIRKKENSAAEIKFLKKKSALKNEKLKSILDDLVKEAKIIELRTDKSYIHYQDFEKIKEDILKIINAYHKKFELRAGLKKEELRSKIDFSLNKKEMDTMLEILVKEKVLKENNNLISEFAFKISLTKDLLAIKNKILKLYQKNLFNPPAKEEIVEQYENGASIFNYLVDNNYLVQINSELYFDQEVYSQLKIILNNYFQKNESLSLAEFRDLIGSSRRYALPLLKKLEELKLLKRKEDLRYPTNKLEKIKKSD is encoded by the coding sequence GTGACTAAAAATATTATAATAGGAACAGCAGGTCATGTTGATCATGGAAAAAGTACTTTAATTAAGGCTTTAACTGGTGATGAAACAGATAGACTGGCAGCAGAAAAAGAAAGAGGTATTTCAATTGAGCCTGGTTTTTCCCATTTAGAAAATGATAAAACTAATTCTGAAAATTTACGCTTAGGGATAGTTGATGTCCCTGGTCATGAAAAATTTGTTAATAAAATGTTAGCAGCTGCTGGGGGTGTAGATTTAGCTTTAATAGTTATTGCAGCAGATGAAGGTGTTATGCCTCAAACCTTAGAACATTTAGCCATTTTAGATTTATTAGAAGTAGAAAAAGCAATTATTGTTTTAACTAAGATTGAGCTTGTAGATAAAGAGTGGACTGATTTAATAGAATTAGATTTAAAAGATCAATTTAAGGGTAGTTTTGCTGCAAAAGCTGATATAGTTCGAGTTGATTCTGAAACTGGTAAGGGAATTGCTGCTTTAAAAGATTTAATTATAGAAACAGCTTTACAGATGAAAAAACGTCAGAAATCGGAAATACCATATTATCCTATTGATCGAGTATTTACTCTTAAAGGTTTTGGTACTGTTGTAACTGGTACTTTGTTTAGTGGTGAAATTAAAGCTGGAGAAGAGCTTGCTTTATATCCAATGGAAAAAACAATCAAAATTAGAAGTTTAGAAAACCATGGTCAAGAAGTTGAAAAGGTGGAAGCAGGTAGCAGAGTTGGAATTAATATTGGTGGTTTAGAAAAATCTGAAATAGAAAAAGGGAATATTATAACAACTCCAGATTCACTTTTAAAAAGTAAATTTTTTGAAGCTGAACTTAAAATTTTAGAAAACTTAAATTTTACTATAAAAAATGGTGATTCAATTCATTTTCATACAGCTGCTCTAGACACTACTGGTAAAATTTATTTATATAATAAAAAAGAAGCATTTCCTGGTGAAAAAGTATATGTTAAGTTAGTTTTAGCTGAAAAAGCAGCCTTATTTTTTAAACAAAAATATATAATCAGACGTTTTTCTCCAATGCAGACAATTGGAGGAGGAGAAATTTTAGAGCTTGACCCTCCACCACGCAGAAAAGTATCTGAGCACAAAATAATGACTGATTTAGATAATCTAAAAAAAGCTGATCTAAAAGAAGCAGTTGAAATTTTTATTAGAAAAAAAGAAAATTCAGCAGCTGAAATTAAGTTTTTAAAGAAAAAAAGTGCTTTAAAAAATGAAAAGTTAAAAAGTATTCTAGATGATTTAGTAAAAGAAGCAAAAATTATTGAATTAAGAACTGATAAAAGCTATATTCACTACCAAGATTTTGAAAAAATAAAAGAAGATATTTTAAAAATAATAAATGCCTATCATAAAAAGTTTGAACTGAGAGCTGGCTTAAAAAAAGAAGAACTTAGATCTAAAATAGATTTTAGTTTAAATAAAAAAGAAATGGATACTATGCTTGAAATTTTAGTTAAAGAGAAAGTGCTTAAAGAAAATAATAATTTAATTTCAGAATTTGCTTTTAAAATCAGCTTAACTAAGGATCTATTAGCTATTAAAAATAAAATTTTAAAATTATATCAAAAAAATCTTTTTAATCCCCCTGCCAAAGAAGAAATAGTTGAGCAATATGAAAATGGAGCAAGTATTTTTAATTATTTGGTAGATAATAATTATTTAGTTCAAATAAACTCTGAATTATATTTTGATCAAGAAGTTTATTCTCAGCTAAAAATAATCTTAAATAATTATTTTCAAAAAAATGAATCACTTAGTTTAGCGGAATTTAGGGATTTAATTGGAAGTAGTAGGCGTTATGCTTTACCTTTATTAAAAAAATTAGAAGAGCTTAAATTATTAAAAAGAAAAGAGGATTTACGTTATCCGACTAATAAATTAGAAAAAATTAAAAAAAGCGATTAA
- a CDS encoding patatin-like phospholipase family protein, translating into MYGLVLEGGGAKGAYHIGALKAIKELNLEVEAVAGTSIGAMNGAMFVQGKLDIAYDYWYNISTAEVLDIEDKHLSNLLNLSINQNNLIYFIKKFKEVIQNRGLDNSFLRKILEENIDEKKLRDAKIDFAIVTLSLSDLRPLELFIEDIPQGKLVDYIMASSYLPAFKMQRIDGKILIDGGFYENLPIKTLLKKGYQKIIAIRTYSLGKIEQKSTENENIIFINPSQNLGRMLNFEQKNARQNIEMGYYDTLRYFKNLAGTKYYLNINETENFFINYLLKLDKKVIKKLLKQFSLPEEPYLRSFLENLIPKLINLLEIDYSSDYKKIIISLLEKLADNLEINRYQIYKFKELLTLVNKNYQKKDKKLVKKLPAFIKKSGFLPKQLKEDLLLDIAAKLFIEPGGNNFYE; encoded by the coding sequence ATGTATGGACTTGTGCTTGAAGGTGGTGGTGCAAAAGGTGCCTATCATATCGGAGCTCTTAAAGCGATTAAAGAGCTGAATTTAGAAGTTGAAGCAGTTGCTGGCACTTCTATTGGAGCAATGAATGGAGCAATGTTTGTACAGGGCAAATTAGATATAGCTTATGATTATTGGTATAATATTTCTACTGCAGAAGTTTTGGATATTGAAGATAAGCATTTATCTAATTTATTGAATTTAAGTATAAATCAAAATAATTTAATTTATTTTATTAAAAAATTTAAAGAAGTAATTCAAAATAGAGGTTTGGATAATTCTTTTTTAAGAAAAATTTTAGAAGAAAATATTGATGAAAAAAAGTTAAGAGATGCTAAAATTGATTTTGCAATAGTTACTTTATCTCTAAGTGATTTACGGCCACTGGAACTATTTATTGAAGATATTCCCCAAGGTAAATTAGTAGATTATATAATGGCAAGTTCTTATTTGCCTGCTTTTAAAATGCAGCGAATAGATGGTAAAATTTTAATAGACGGTGGGTTTTATGAAAATTTACCAATTAAAACTCTTCTTAAAAAAGGATATCAAAAAATTATAGCAATTAGAACTTATAGTTTAGGTAAAATTGAACAAAAGTCGACTGAAAATGAAAATATAATATTTATTAATCCTAGTCAAAATTTAGGTAGAATGCTTAATTTTGAGCAAAAAAATGCTCGTCAAAATATAGAAATGGGTTATTATGATACTTTAAGATATTTTAAAAATTTGGCTGGAACTAAGTATTATCTTAATATAAATGAAACTGAAAATTTTTTTATTAATTATTTATTGAAATTAGATAAAAAAGTAATTAAAAAATTATTAAAACAATTTTCATTACCTGAAGAACCTTATCTTCGTTCTTTTTTAGAAAACTTAATTCCTAAATTAATTAATTTATTAGAAATAGATTATAGTTCAGATTATAAAAAAATTATAATTAGTTTACTAGAAAAACTTGCAGATAACTTAGAAATTAATAGATATCAAATTTATAAATTTAAAGAACTTTTAACTTTAGTTAATAAAAATTATCAAAAAAAAGATAAAAAGCTAGTGAAAAAATTGCCAGCTTTTATTAAAAAAAGTGGTTTTCTACCAAAACAACTAAAAGAAGATCTATTATTAGATATTGCTGCTAAGTTGTTTATTGAGCCAGGAGGAAATAATTTTTATGAATAG